In Betta splendens chromosome 19, fBetSpl5.4, whole genome shotgun sequence, the following proteins share a genomic window:
- the LOC114846122 gene encoding GTPase IMAP family member 4-like, producing MVGKTGIGKSASGNTILGRKAFESKCGAQSLTVLCKKEQALLGGQKVAVIDTPGLFDTRYDEEKTTKDLSQCISFAAPGPHVFLVVVSVGRFTEEEEKSVEKIQQVFGEAADKYSMVLFTRGDDLDETIEDFMKGSPGLQQLVARCNNQYHVFNNKDKENRSQVNELMQKIRNIVRQNGGSHYTNKDFQKAERAIEKEKQRILKEQEDKIRREQEEMKRKIEEKYEKQTLPVCG from the exons ATGGTGGGAAAGACTGGAATCGGAAAAAGTGCCAGTGGAAACACGATACTGGGTCGAAAGGCTTTTGAGTCAAAGTGCGGTGCTCAGTCTCTGACTGTTCTCTGCAAAAAAGAACAAGCTTTGCTGGGTGGACAGAAGGTTGCTGTCATTGACACCCCAGGTCTGTTTGACACCAGATACGACGAGGAGAAAACCACCAAAGATCTGAGTCAGTGCATCTCCTTTGCTGCTCCTGGACCCCATGTCTTTCTGGTGGTCGTCAGTGTGGGAAGGTTcactgaagaggaagagaagtcAGTGGAGAAGATTCAACAAGTCTTCGGTGAGGCTGCAGACAAATACAGCATGGTTCTCTTTACTCGTGGTGATGACCTTGATGAAACCATTGAAGATTTCATGAAAGGATCACCAGGCCTTCAGCAACTTGTGGCCAGATGTAACAACCAGTATCATGTCTTCAATAACAAGGACAAAGAGAATCGTTCTCAGGTCAATGAGCTGATGCAGAAGATTAGGAACATAGTGAGGCAAAATGGAGGAAGTCATTACACCAACAAGGATTTCCAAAAGGCAGAAAGAGCAatagagaaggagaaacagcgtATCCTGAAAGAGCAGGAAGACAAAATACGCAGAGAACAAGAGGAAATGAAACGAAAAATAGAGGAAAAATATGAGAAACAG ACTCTACCAGTCTGTGGGTGA
- the LOC114846218 gene encoding 28 kDa heat- and acid-stable phosphoprotein-like, with protein MPRGGKKGHKGRGKQFSNPEEIDRQMRLQRKLEENDGAEKESSESDEESSSDEESESRKRSGVEGLIEIENPNRVSQKSKKVTEVDVSAPRELSRREREELEKQKSKENYMKLHLEGKTEQARADLARLAIIKKQREDAAKKREELRKEKEAEEAKAKR; from the exons ATGCCTCGGGGTG GAAAAAAGGgccacaaaggcagaggaaagcAGTTCAGCAACCCGGAGGAAATTGACAGACAAATGAGATTACAGAGAAAGCTG GAAGAAAATGATGGTGCAGAAAAAGAGTCTTCAGAGTCTGATGAAGAAAGCAGCAGCGATGAGGAGTCTGAG tccagAAAGAGAAGTGGAGTGGAGGGTCTTATAGAGATTGAGAATCCAAACCGTGTGTCCCAGAAAAGCAAGAAGGTGACCGAAGTAGATGTTAGTGCTCCAAGAGAGCTGTCTCGCAGGGAGAG agaggagctggagaagcaaaAATCAAAGGAAAATTACATGAAGCTGCATTTAGAGGGAAAGACTGAGCAGGCCCGAGCTGACCTGGCCCGACTGGCCATCAtcaagaaacagagagaggatgctgccaagaagagagaggaactcAGGAAAG aaaaagaagcagaggaagccaAAGCAAAGCGCTAA